atttagtttattaaatttaaatattgaaTCCGCTAACGAATATAACTTGCCAATGAGCTTGTTTAACCAAAAGGTACTACTTTAATTACAAAAATGTTGGTGGAGAGGAGAGGAAATTGTGCTCCAACTTCTTTTACGAAATTGTGCACGTAGGACGGTGAGAGTCAAAAGTTCTATTATTTTGttacactactaaaaattcgacAAAAACTGACCAAGATCGACCGACCAATTTTgatcggtcaaaaaaccgaccaaaaaacaaaccaaagttggtcggtttttcaaaatattttttttttaatttttttttttgtacgaaaccgaccaactttggtcggttttctttggcgcaaaaatgcaaaaaactatttttgagtcccgcaaaatttattttttaagaaaccgatcaactttgatcattttttcaattaaaataaataaaaattaatatttaaaaaaccgacaaaaattagtcggttaattcggccggtcatttaaaaaaaccgaccaactttggtcggtaattttactttttaataaaattgaccaactttggtcggttattttcgtgcgaaaatacaattaaagagtataaattaaataaaagacagtcttaaaacaaaatgcaccaatggtctagtggtagaatagtatcctgccatagtacagaccccggttcgattcccagatggtgaatcttttgattacataattaaaataccaaccaactttggtcggtttttttgcaatatttcttttttgaatttaattgaccgtccaaagttggtcggtaatttctgaCTAACTTTGGTCGATATGCCTTTCCGACTCCTAAAATATCGTCCACACGTAAGTGGTCGCATTTTGGTCGGTTATTGTCCATTACCGACTAacattggtcggtttttttggtcggtttttaccgaatttctagcaGTGTTAGGAGAAGCTTTTATCAGTCcatattttccaaaaaaataataatttagcaatAAGTAGGGGTTGTTTGTACTAGGATTTATTATCCACCTTCTATTATCTAAGTAACACATAACTTGTGGACCAAACTTTAATTATTACAATATTAGTTGTACTGCTTTCACGTTCTTGCATCTTCAAGTTAATATTCAATTATCTTAAACTTTCGAAATTTGTCATGTTTTGATCTTGAAAAATATCATCAAAACTTTCGAGATTTTTGATGTTACGTATGTTGACTATAGTATATCAAGAACGAGTTCATGATAAGGACACATACCTAGCTATAATTGGAACCAGTATGACAAATTACTCTAATTCTTTtcttccaaaaaaaataaaaaagaaagaaattaaagTAACTTCATGAATAGCATGTCCATTGAGTGGTCGTTACACACGGCataacatacatatatatatatatatatatatatatatatatatatatatatatatatatatatatatatatatatgttgaaatatgatatgacacgtggtcatctaaagAAAAGGTACGTGAAATTCTAGACGGGGATGGCCGAAGGCCGAACGCAACCACTTTGCTTGTCACCAGAAGGTATAACGTTCATAaatgtgtattaaatgctctgtcCTCAAGCGTCTTGGTATTGGATCCGCTCTTCTGTTAACATGAACATGAATTAGATTCTATTCTAATTCTTTATTCTTAAGAGAATCTCCCACCCGAACCATTCTTAAGACCACCAAGCTCTCTCGAATGAATTCGACTCTTTCTGCTTTCGAGCTACACCGGGGGCAAAATCTTTTCCCCACTAAGACGTGCATCTTTATGGCTATATCGTCCTGAAGACGGATGCGACGGGAAGAAGTGGCATTTGGAAGTGTTGCTGACTTAACATTTAGGTTTCGGCATAACAAAGCTTGCACTGTCTTTTCGCACTTAGGCGCACAGCGTGCCATTGGTAATGATTCTACTACGGTGCCACAAATTCGCAAGCTGATCCTAAGTAATCGTTGTTGTTCATTGGATTCCGGAGGAACTACTTCGTTAGGATTGGGGAATTGCTGCGATTCTTCCTGAATAGCCTGGATTCTCCCGTCGAGAGTCAACGACccgttatagagaatttggcatttatattcaccgttacatcttcatcaatgaccctcatattGATATTAAAGGAGGGCGCGATCCTAGGACCTTCTTCCCTAGACACACCTATAAATAGTGAGcctagttatcattgtaaaggacacaaaATTTTCTAGCAAAACTTACACCATATTCTATACAaaacttaatacaatcttactttttcACTTTTTGATCACTTCATTGTTGTGCGCAGAAACCTTATTCCCAGAACTATCATCTctgttgtttcatctacattttaaggctaagtattgtatatttctttaattattatattatttcagaatcaaattagttcacttgtctagaaaccacgtataaattcaactgtaccgttttacgggtaaatagtttgacgcccaccgtggggcctagacagctatgcaattaaattgatccttaccttttttactaacgtgattttattattttgtctaagaaaaaaacacaaaaaatggcagataacactgttaacaacacGCAAAACCCTAAAATTCGAGGGGATCATCCttatttcgaggattcaatcagtgacacccgcaatgaaaAAAATGATGCCACGCCGGTGCATGACAGGCAAAACCCTCGAAAGGTTtgggagacaactcccgatgatgctgatgaggagcatgtcgtGGATGCGGTGAGGGTCCTACAATAACTACAAgtgatcattctaggccatctcacacgacaggataaggttatgatggAACTGAAGCAGGCGCTATCGGGGGCTTCGAACAATGCAAACAaacgagatccaattcctcccggTGTTTCCGTAAATCAAACAAtgcagagagtcgacaacaacactcccaggggtgaagttggctccgacaTGGCTAGGAGGAATGGACCCGATCTCAACAACGAGAACGACCCATTCAAAAATGAACTTTTATgatttatgagggaagtaaatgcCCGCATGGACCAGATCTCGGgtgcaccaccagtattgaatGGTCCAGAgtcgaagaagtatactcaattctCGCATAAGCCGAGTGCGGCACCAGAACTAATCCCAAAGAGATTCAAAATGCCTGAAATACCAAAGTATAATGGGACTTCAGACCCacatgagcatattaccacctacacaatggcggtaaaaggaaatgatttagctcaTCACGTaattgaatctgtgttgttgCAGAAATTTGaagaaactctcacgaggggagctcacgtggtattcattattatccgagcattccatagattcctttgagaagCTCGCgtattctttcatcaaggctcatgccggggctaGAAAAATACAAGcctgaaaggccgacatattcaagatcgcacaaggagaatccgaattattacgagagttcgttacccaaTTCTAGAAAGAAAGAATTTTTCTCCCGGctatcccggatgaatgggcagctgaagcattcaccaaaggattgaatccgagaagcTCAGACACTTCTCGGAAGCTGAAGaagagcctgcttgagtttcaagcaacaacttggaTAGATGTCTATAactggtacgagtcaaagataaggatcgaagatgaccaggtcggttctACATCATAGGCCAAGGGACGGGAGGATAgcaaagaaaaatcaaaggatgactatgACGCGGACATACGGGCTTCGAGGGGCCGATTTTTGCCTTACGAGCAGACCAAAGGCCGTGACAGAAACTTCCGGGAAGCAAACCAGTTCACCGTTAACAGAGGGACCGATCGTGGTCGAAATAATAGATCACTTCACGATAAAGAGATGTCGGGGTCTCGGGATcattcttaccccaagttatcggaatacaacttcaacgtcagtatagtggagttggtgttatccatgagaaacattaaagaagcacaattcccgagacctatgagatCCGATTCCGAcaagagggatcccaacttatggtgtgaataccatgggatgAACAACCACCGAACAGGGGACTGCCAACACCTCCAGGAAGAGgtggcaacactattgaagaaCGGTCACCTTAGAGagttcttgagtgaccgagctaagaacaattatggtcgtaacagaGACAACGAGGAACCTTCAAAATCAGGAGAAGAACccccacgccaaacgatcaatatgatcttcggagggaatgagattaatgGGTTCACCTTTTCGACAGCAAAGAAaacgaaagtatcaataactcatagtaaaaggctccgggaagacgatatcactttcacagaGGAGGACACATACGAATTACTGTTACTACACAacaatgcactggtaatttctttaaatgtgttagattttaagattaagcgtgttttagtggatccaggaagttcagctaatatcatacaattgagagtattggagcaagctaaactcaccggaagcattattctgGCAATAAAGCTCCTCGTTGTATTCAACCTTGCGAGGGTGATGACCCAGGGAGATATTTTGCTGCTCACgaacgctgaaggagtaatgaaaacaactctcttcgaagtagtagatggtgacatAAGATACaatatcatcctaggaaggccatggttacacgagataaAAGTTGTACCCTCAACACATCACCAATTGCTAAAGTTTCCAACtcccgaaggaatcaagcagataagaggtgatcaaccggcagcaagggagatgaatgtaaTTTCAGTTTCCAGTATCAAAGGGAAGGAGCacacggcatagcaattacatGAACCGACACCTATTCCTGAGCTAGAAGAAGTTAGCTCGGGATCAGAGTCGTCAGAAcattatcaggtgccgagatatttccaagttccagaagagacggACGCAACGAAGTCCACGGCAGAGGAAatggagcaagttgcattgttcgaaaaatttctagaaagaaaattccatttgggGACATGACTGCACCTGaagctcaggtctggttttattgaattccttaaatttaatgccgattattttgcatggtcgcacgatgATATGACTAGTATCCCGACGAGAGCAGCCGtacacaagctgagtttggatcccaacgtacctccggtaagacaaCAGAAACGCCGTATTGTCAAGGCTAgtaataaattcgtcaaagaagaggtaacccgcttgcttaatATCGATTTGATCCGAGAGGTAAGTTATCTGGACTGGATAGCCAATGTAGTGATAGTTAAGAAGAAGAACAATAAGTTTTGCATGTGTGTATactataaagaccttaataaggcgtgcccaaaagactcgttcccactgccaaatatcgatcaaatgattgatgccacgatcgggaacgagttaatgagttttctcgatacttattccgggtacaatcaaattaagatgaacctggaagatcaggaaaagacttcgtttataataaatttcggtacatattgttacaatgtgatgtccttcgggttgaaaaacaccggagccacttatcaacggctcgtaaataagatgtttgaaaagcaaataggataTACTATGAAAGTTTATATATACGATATTCTCGTTAAGTCTTTAAATGCAtgtgaccaccttaagcatttgcaagaaacattctgCATCccgaggaagcataacatgaaacttaatcccgagaagtgcACGTTCGGAGTCACttctggtaagtttctgggatttgTGGTATCACAAagaggaattgaggtaaaccctgacaaaatcaaggccatagaggatatcccggAACAATTTTCGAACGtaaaagaagtccaaaggctcacatAAAGATTAGCAGCTTTGAGAAGGTTTATTTCCCGGTCATCGAAAAAGTGTCATCGTttcttcacactgctcaaaaagaaaaataatttcgaatggacactGAAGTGCTAGCAGGATctgagggacctgaagaagtacttatcaagccctccattgctctcgaaaccaaaagaaggtgaaacattgctagtctacctcgcggtttcagaagttacggtaagtgcagttttagtctgGGAAgacgaaggtacacaatttcctatttattacattagcaaaatttTAATGGGAGCAGAAACTCACTACCCATATTTGGAAAAactagccttagctctcgtagttgccgctcggaagctgaggccctacttctaatgccacccgatagctgtggtgactactttccctgtGCGGAACAACCTCCACACACCCGAGCTCTCAGGCATATTGGCCAAATGGTCCATAGAAATGAGTGAGTTCACAAGTcatggctgacttcgtggccgatttcaatcTGGCACTACTGCCTCTAgaaaccaaggaggcagtaatggtgacGAAATCAACATCGgaggtttggaccttatttacggacaaagcttccaacataaaagggtacgGACTtggaatagtcttaatcacgcctccgggtgaaaccttaaggcaagccatcagaatgatccctttaactaacaatgaagtagagtaagaagctttgattgcagggctcgaattagcTCGGGACTTGATTTTGAGGTTattgaaatcaaatgtgactcgcaactagtggtaaatcaggtctacgagatctttgataccaaagaagaacgtatgcaataatacgtggtaaaggtccaggctcATTTGGTACAATTCTGGGAATGGTAAATTACTCATATCCAAAGGGAGGATAACgcagaagcagatgcattagCAAACATGATCGACGAAAATAAAGGGATCCGAGTCTGGGACGGTAGTGCAACTGATGAGCTCAGCCctggatacagatggttactatgaggtaaattcgactagtctATCTGGGAATGGATGAATGAAATAATCGACTATCTCGAGCACGgaaagttgcccgaagaccccaaagAATCACGGGTGTTACGCGCCAAAGCTGCACATTATAGtttcaagagaggccaattgtatagaaaatccttccaagCCCGCTGGCCAGGTACTTAGGAGCATCAGAATCTAACTATTTCACGATAGAAGTCCACGATGGGATATACGGCAATCACTCAGGCGCAGATTCTTTGATGTTGAAGTTGGTAcgagcaggatattactggccttgcatggaacaagatgccaaagacaTCATACGAAAATATGATAAGTGCCAACACTACGTACCACTAGTACACCAACtagcagaacccttacattcgattctccatggacattcatgaaatgaggatgGACATTGTTGGACCACTGCCaccggctcccggaaaggtaaggtttcttttaattctaACTGACTATtcttctaaatgggtggaagcaggttcttATCAGAAGATTGGAGAATGTGAAGTGGTGGATTTCCTATGGGAAAATATAGTTTGTAGGTTTGGAATGCCAAAAGAGAAAGCATTTGACAATGGGCCATAGTTTATCggtacaaaagttacaaaattcctcgaagatttgaaaataaagaggatcacatcatcTCCTTATCATCCGAGTacaaatggtcaagcggagtcaacaaacaaagtgattattcaaaacctcaagaaaaggtggGAAACAGCAAAAGACAAATGGCCCGAGAAATTACCCGGAGTTCGATGGGCCTACCGAATGACGTCCAAATCGAGCACAAGAGAGACTCCTTTTCCCCTTGTGTACGGTGATGAAGTCATAATCCCGGTGGAAGTGGGCGAACCCATTTTGAGATATTTTAGggcagatgaagaatcgaacaacaaagcaatgttaatcaacttggaactgctcaaGGAATGCAAGGACTTGACGCGTGTAAGAATGGCatctcaaaagcagagaatggagcgatattataatcgaagagccaacctccgttatttcaaagtaggagatttggttctgaggaaagtaacccaaaatacccgGGATCTTaacgcggggaagctaggtcctATGTGGGAAGGTCCCTACTGTATTTCAGCTATCACTAGGAAAGGATCGTatgagttggagaaccagaatggagacaagttgcctagtaactggaatgtggcacacctcaaaagatattattgctaatGAACATTACTCAAGCGGAAAGtatgtgttgtactcttttttcctttgttCAGTTTTTATctcaattgggtttttctggcaaggtttttaatacaGCAGCGATAGAAAACATACTACGaggacaacaacaataagacctttgatagcaaggcaaacaaacaagcttccactcggggacgattagataatctttggttcgatagcaaattcccactgggAACTTAGgtttgctaccgaacagaggttacccgactgttcacgagcacaaaccgctagaggattgttagatatTCTTTCTCTcaatagcatggattcctaaggaGAAGTAAGGTATGTTGACGATTTAAGGATTATCTAGTAATTTATTGGAGGGATCTTTGAAgacacaagacttccagtgttccaattcgcattcttcgtaTTCGAacatttgtgtgtgtgtgtgtgtctgtgtGTGTGGGTGGGGGGGGGgttgatatgaggatacgacaacattGACTGCCACATCAACTTGGAAATAAAAATCTGGAAATTAAATACATCATCGAGACCGGGGACTACGTAGCGAGCCGACAACATtgactgccacgtcaaccgggagatgaaaatttgaaaatcaaaTGCATCATCGAGACTTGGGACTACGCAGCCAGCcccatagaaacaagttgtacaagatagccacaagtaatggcaatttctttttagcataataaatgcttgtgtacttttggaaatagaaggaattatatggaaaaaaaaatccttttatttttatcttgtttcttgtctgaacgatgaactaactttgtcatttgaaagttaaacatgtacttcaaatgttagtgccgtaatgaataggagacgtcctcttcaagagcaccataaacataagagggccctctcttatgaaaaccctcacgtCAAAGGGTTGGTTTCAGAAGAATTTATGCCCAAAATCAAAATGCCTTCGAGGAAAAATGCACCCGAAGATATACacgaaaggacgcaaaaagtaaacttgcacaaatacttGTAGAAAatctcacgtaaaagggataacgCTCGAAACCAAAATGCTTCGAGGAAAATGCATctgagactacacatagtaaagcacGAAATAAAAACCATGCGCAGAATTCTTAAGCAAATGTAaaggttaaagacttgcatggatattcaaacgaaagtaagactcaaacaatacttgagcaaaaatatatctttatttacaagaacgtgccaaagcggtaaaagtacaaaatgggaaaaagaaaagaaaagctaaactgcagtgcctccggaaccaggaggaagagaagtgtcctcATCCCTGGGAGAAGTAGGTGGGTCCACTAGTGGCTCAACATTTTCGCCAGTTTGTCCTTCAGCATCATTATCTTccgattcttcttcagttcccgaaAACTCGGAACGAGAACCAGAAGGGCCAGGTACATCAGACCTCAATGGGAGTCCAATTTTAGTAGCTAACTCCCTCAAGGGCCAGGTTCTCCTCATGATGTACATGGCGTAAGATTTTTCAACAACGAAGGAAGCCTCTCgacgcttgagttcttcttttagTTAGGTTACCTTGGCAAAAAGGTTTTCCCGGGCAGACATAATAGATTTGAGGCTGACATCAAGGTCACGaatagttgaactaaagagcctattatacTTGATAATTTTCCTGTAATTCTCTTCCAGTAGAGCGTGTTTCATAcaaaagttggcctacaaaataAGAAGAattaaaacttagaatacattcatacaaaagtagaagaaataacaaaggaaGAAAGGGACGTACCGCTGCagcgttgtgcatggcattgttcaacaaacactctctcgAGAGTGCCAGAATCTTTTCCCAGtatttctctgaagccaaaggcttcagataattagcaagctccggCCAAGATAGCAtgttgcatccggtagagaccgaaagagtaacgttcctcctcctttgtggatttTCAGAAGGGGCATcttaattttgccccaaattcccatgaactggggactgtggaagaggaacaccctcTTCATGGTCAGGTACGGCCGGTGGAGGCGACGTAGCAACTGCTGGTGGAAGAGTAGAGGAATAtagaagtgatgtagcagttgctggtattggtgaaaatgaagataaaactgatggagttgaagagcgagaagcagctgcatcaaatgcagtgctggttgttggatgctcgccaaccaaagacggcaagaacccggtactcagccccgcagTACCGGGCACAGCAAGTAGGGCCCGAAAATAGGAgttgacattatctaccaaatcaaactctccccaaagtgtcGAGGCATCGTCCTTGGTTGGTGTAACTCTCTCAACAGGTCGATTATCCTGATGAGATGATGAGGTTCATttccttctatgtagagaagctccttCATCACTAGCTTCATCATCATaatcaatcatcacggtgtctatgaccggcccggaaggaggaccaatcaccatcgccaccggagatgatCCGGGGACATCaatctttgccctcttattcttttccctaGCCGCGGATGAACATCTTCTCTTCAGTTGTTTAtcctccggccggggactccgtaaagaagtgtTTGCGCCCGAAACAGAcccggagatacctgttcgagcaagtgcctcctgaagcagcctcgctgcgTCAGTAGGATCAGCCAAGGTGTCCTCCTCAGGGATAGAGCCCGCAtgtagacctaatttcgtgaacaagtcagaagggttcaaccaagttctccatatacaaaaaaatatggaagcaaggtaagttaaaattaccatgatttttggccttccacccgtatttaagggccaatTCTTTCCACAAACGAGTTTCGGACGCCGTGACGCCCAAGATCTTTTAAACCCACCGGTCCAAGCCTTCCatcaccggtgggatccatcgagtttcTGAAACAAACGAAGGATGGAGGATCAATACGACTATAGAAAAATACTTAGTAAAAGGAAATACTAAACAAaaagcttacgagtgcggttccaagcggcTGAAAAGGATAAAGCCGTTGCAGGAATGATGTCATCGGTGGCGACTGCAATGAACTGTTCCATCTATCCACGGTCGttatcatccatgctagacaacaaagcatgattgccacgcttgcagaggtttatcattcccccgcggaagattagaatagagattcatcatatgagctaaggttagctcctctccagtctCCTGGCACAAGCGTCGAAGACAGGCGATCgccctccacactgaaggacttacctgtgccaaacacacctggtagcGAAGACAAAACTCCACAATCACGGAATTAAGCTCT
This region of Nicotiana tomentosiformis chromosome 4, ASM39032v3, whole genome shotgun sequence genomic DNA includes:
- the LOC138910232 gene encoding uncharacterized protein — encoded protein: MTSKSSTRETPFPLVYGDEVIIPVEVGEPILRYFRADEESNNKAMLINLELLKECKDLTRVRMASQKQRMERYYNRRANLRYFKVGDLVLRKVTQNTRDLNAGKLGPMWEGPYCISAITRKGSYELENQNGDKLPSNWNVAHLKRYYC
- the LOC138910231 gene encoding uncharacterized protein, yielding MSGSRDHSYPKLSEYNFNVSIVELVLSMRNIKEAQFPRPMRSDSDKRDPNLWCEYHGMNNHRTGDCQHLQEEVATLLKNGHLREFLSDRAKNNYGRNRDNEEPSKSGEEPPRQTINMIFGGNEINGFTFSTAKKTKVSITHSKRLREDDITFTEEDTYELLLLHNNALVISLNVLDFKIKRVLVDPGSSANIIQLRVLEQAKLTGSIILAIKLLVVFNLARVMTQGDILLLTNAEGVMKTTLFEVVDGDIRYNIILGRPWLHEIKVVPSTHHQLLKFPTPEGIKQIRGDQPAAREMNVISVSSIKGKEHTA